One part of the Odontesthes bonariensis isolate fOdoBon6 chromosome 13, fOdoBon6.hap1, whole genome shotgun sequence genome encodes these proteins:
- the gpx3 gene encoding glutathione peroxidase 3 yields the protein MLYVSRCRRLSQLCAPPPPAGTLGEADSRPQRAGEDGMMWSFLPLMLLALLRPCTADATFTQQCDSSTDGTIYKYHAKTLNGSRTVNFTAFTGKAVLFVNVATYUGLTFQYKELNALHEEMKHLGLTVLGFPCNQFGKQEPGQRHEILPGLKHVRPGYGFVPNFLLFEKGDVNGKEEQEVFTFLKSACPPVGDDFGNPAGRLFWEPVKVSDVKWNFEKFLVGPDGKPVMRWHPSVSVSAVRADIRRYLLKLYTQDVFN from the exons ATGCTTTACGTCAGCAGATGTCGACGTCTCAGCCAGCTGTGTGCCCCTCCGCCCCCGGCGGGTACACTGGGAGAGGCTGACAGTCGCCCACAGAGAGCGGGAGAGGACGGCATGATGTGGTCCTTCTTACCGCTGATGCTGCTCGCTTTGCTGCGACCCTGCACCGCCGACGCCACGTTCACTCAG CAGTGTGACTCATCCACAGATGGCACCATCTACAAATACCACGCAAAGACTCTGAACGGTAGTCGCACAGTAAATTTCACTGCTTTCACAGGCAAGGCTGTCCTCTTCGTCAACGTTGCTACATACTGAGGATTGACCTTTCAGTATAAGG AACTGAATGCACTGCACGAGGAGATGAAGCATCTTGGTCTCACTGTTCTTGGCTTTCCCTGCAACCAGTTTGGGAAACAGGAACCGGGGCAAAGGCATGAAATCCTGCCGGGTTTAAA GCACGTGAGACCAGGCTATGGATTTGTTCCAAACTTCCTGTTGTTCGAGAAAGGTGATGTGAATGGAAAGGAGGAGCAAGAGGTTTTCACTTTCCTGAAA AGCGCCTGCCCTCCAGTTGGGGACGACTTCGGTAACCCCGCCGGCCGATTGTTCTGGGAACCTGTAAAAGTCAGCGACGTCAAGTGGAACTTTGAGAAGTTTCTGGTGGGACCGGACGGGAAGCCAGTGATGAGGTGGCACCCGAGCGTCAGCGTATCCGCAGTCCGAGCTGATATTCGCCGTTATCTGCTCAAACTGTACACACAGGATGTTTTTAATTAG
- the tnip1 gene encoding TNFAIP3-interacting protein 1 isoform X2, protein MEGKGPYRIYDPGGSEVKAREEATGGSSYRQLLEENSILRERMKGLKSLGDLLEESQSEASRLRQRVEELVRDNEALKSSNFAASLCMGGPIQADTQGKPCLNPTVEKEEQTSCLGKTLQSEKPNAGSVAGAIPLLPQENNELASQLKRLESSFSIFAEESNPNQLLAHLGRMAVEFHHLSSKVQKNEQRTSLLQTLCEQLRQENNELRKKMEEDHHIRNQDLEQLRQENQKLKELVTGGAAVASTAAPSDTETPEAKDEPVKEESAAVRPKMEATTPQKSGKAAEKTPTKPCDIEVYEKKIKLLEKQRKDVLEVNKQWDIQWNSMKSQFEQKITDLRQRLAESQKTVLELEAEREQRQRDYDKKLLLAKSKIENVQGEKECLNSETAELKQKVRYLQDQLLPLSKQREYQEKEIQRLNRALEEALNLHSPSASQQPPGQGNFADAANNFKKQELLTQIAVLKEQVKIFEEDFRKERSDRERMNEEKEDLRRQVERHQGQITNLTNQLHQAQNECQRERTERCKLERLQMQHHKQGQQQERRTSDPTSGSVNGPLSPPYCGPFVQVGTQGLEGWPIHFPPRIPNAAGATTAASAAAAAAAAAAAPPPRDFQPVTPAFPWQMSFPQPRGARAVGESSRPPPENADQSSAAAAAAAAAAAAATGFGKRERQNIDPGKH, encoded by the exons CCAGGTGGGAGTGAAGTCAAGGCCAGAGAGGAGGCCACTGGGGGAAGCAGCTATCgacagctgctggaggagaaCAGCATACTGAGGGAGCGGATGAAGGGACTTAAGAGCTTAG GTGATTTGCTGGAAGAGTCTCAGTCGGAGGCATCAAGGCTTCGGCAGCGAGTAGAGGAACTCGTGAGAGACAATGAAGCCTTAAAGTCCTCCAACTTTGCCGCCAGTCTGTGTATGGGAGGGCCCATTCAGGCTGATACGCAAG GAAAACCCTGTTTAAACCCCACTGTAGAGAAGGAGGAGCAAACAAGCTGTTTAGGGAAGACACTTCAGTCTGAGAAGCCCAAT GCTGGGTCAGTGGCAGGAGCGATACCCCTCCTTCCTCAGGAGAACAACGAGCTAGCGAGCCAGCTGAAGAGACTAGAGAGCTCTTTCAGCATATTTGCAGAGGAGTCCAACCCAAACCAGCTCTTAGCCCATCTCGGCCGCATGGCTGTAGAGTTTCACCATCTCTCCTCTAAGGTCCAAAAGAATGAGCAAAGGACCTCCCTCCTACAG ACGCTCTGTGAGCAGCTCAGACAGGAGAACAATGAGCTTCGAAAGAAAATGGAAGAAGACCATCATATCAGGAATCAAGACTTGGAACAGCTGAg GCAGGAGAACCAGAAACTCAAGGAGCTGGTCACGGGAGGAGCAGCAGTCGCATCAACTGCAGCGCCATCTGATACCGAGACTCCTGAGGCCAAAGACGAGCCAGTTAAGGAGGAATCTGCTGCTGTCCGACCTAAAATGGAGGCCACCACGCCGCAGAAG AGTGGAAAAGCTGCAGAGAAAACTCCAACCAAACCATGTGATATAGAGGTGTATGAAAAGAAGATCAAGCTTTTAGAGAAGCAGAGAAAGGAT GTTCTGGAGGTGAACAAACAGTGGGACATTCAGTGGAACTCCATGAAGTCACAGTTTGAGCAGAAG ATCACAGACCTCAGACAACGGCTGGCTGAGTCCCAGAAAACTGTGCTGGAACTGGAGGCTGAGCGAGAGCAGAGGCAGCGCGACTATGACAAAAAGCTACTTCTGGCCAAGTCCAAGATTGAAAATGTACAG GGGGAGAAAGAGTGTTTGAACTCTGAGACTGCTGAACTGAAGCAGAAGGTTCGCTACCTTCAAGATCAGCTGCTGCCTCTCAGCAAACAGAGAGAGTACCAGGAGAAGGAGATCCAACGCCTCAACAGG GCCTTAGAGGAAGCCTTAAACCTGCACTCCCCTTCAGCTTCCCAACAACCTCCTGGCCAGGGTAACTTTGCAGATGCAgcaaataactttaaaaaacaagaaCTTCTCACTCAAATTGCTGTACTAAAAGAACAG GTGAAAATCTTTGAGGAGGACTTTAGAAAAGAAAGGAGCGACAGGGAGcgaatgaatgaggaaaaagAAGATTTGAGGCGGCAAGTTGAGAGACACCAGGGTCAGATTACTAATTTGACCAATCAG CTTCATCAGGCACAGAATGAGTGTCAGAGAGAACGTACAGAGAGGTGCAAGCTGGAGAGACTTCAGATGCAGCATCACAAACAG GGGCAGCAGCAGGAAAGGCGTACCTCAGACCCCACGTCAGGCTCAGTGAACGGCCCGCTGAGCCCTCCCTACTGTGGTCCCTTTGTGCAGGTGGGAACGCAGGGCCTTGAGGGCTGGCCCATACACTTTCCTCCCCGGATACCCAATGCAGCAGGCGCCACCACGGCCGCCTCAGCCGCCGCcgccgcagcagcagcagcagcagcacccccTCCTCGAGACTTCCAGCCTGTGACCCCG GCTTTTCCTTGGCAAATGTCATTCCCTCAGCCGAGGGGGGCCAGAGCAGTAGGAGAGAGTTCAAGACCACCACCAGAGAATGCAG ATCagtcatcagcagcagcagcagcagcagcagcggcagccgCAGCAGCGACAGGGtttggaaaaagggagagacaGAACATAGACCCTGGAAAGCACTAA
- the tnip1 gene encoding TNFAIP3-interacting protein 1 isoform X3 — translation MEGKGPYRIYDPGGSEVKAREEATGGSSYRQLLEENSILRERMKGLKSLGDLLEESQSEASRLRQRVEELVRDNEALKSSNFAASLCMGGPIQADTQGKPCLNPTVEKEEQTSCLGKTLQSEKPNEALSEFEGMNMEGKSSDALTAGSVAGAIPLLPQENNELASQLKRLESSFSIFAEESNPNQLLAHLGRMAVEFHHLSSKVQKNEQRTSLLQTLCEQLRQENNELRKKMEEDHHIRNQDLEQLRQENQKLKELVTGGAAVASTAAPSDTETPEAKDEPVKEESAAVRPKMEATTPQKSGKAAEKTPTKPCDIEVYEKKIKLLEKQRKDVLEVNKQWDIQWNSMKSQFEQKITDLRQRLAESQKTVLELEAEREQRQRDYDKKLLLAKSKIENVQGEKECLNSETAELKQKVRYLQDQLLPLSKQREYQEKEIQRLNRALEEALNLHSPSASQQPPGQGNFADAANNFKKQELLTQIAVLKEQVKIFEEDFRKERSDRERMNEEKEDLRRQVERHQGQITNLTNQLHQAQNECQRERTERCKLERLQMQHHKQVGTQGLEGWPIHFPPRIPNAAGATTAASAAAAAAAAAAAPPPRDFQPVTPAFPWQMSFPQPRGARAVGESSRPPPENADQSSAAAAAAAAAAAAATGFGKRERQNIDPGKH, via the exons CCAGGTGGGAGTGAAGTCAAGGCCAGAGAGGAGGCCACTGGGGGAAGCAGCTATCgacagctgctggaggagaaCAGCATACTGAGGGAGCGGATGAAGGGACTTAAGAGCTTAG GTGATTTGCTGGAAGAGTCTCAGTCGGAGGCATCAAGGCTTCGGCAGCGAGTAGAGGAACTCGTGAGAGACAATGAAGCCTTAAAGTCCTCCAACTTTGCCGCCAGTCTGTGTATGGGAGGGCCCATTCAGGCTGATACGCAAG GAAAACCCTGTTTAAACCCCACTGTAGAGAAGGAGGAGCAAACAAGCTGTTTAGGGAAGACACTTCAGTCTGAGAAGCCCAAT GAGGCCTTATCAGAGTTTGAGGGGATGAATATGGAGGGAAAGAGCTCAGATGCCTTAACT GCTGGGTCAGTGGCAGGAGCGATACCCCTCCTTCCTCAGGAGAACAACGAGCTAGCGAGCCAGCTGAAGAGACTAGAGAGCTCTTTCAGCATATTTGCAGAGGAGTCCAACCCAAACCAGCTCTTAGCCCATCTCGGCCGCATGGCTGTAGAGTTTCACCATCTCTCCTCTAAGGTCCAAAAGAATGAGCAAAGGACCTCCCTCCTACAG ACGCTCTGTGAGCAGCTCAGACAGGAGAACAATGAGCTTCGAAAGAAAATGGAAGAAGACCATCATATCAGGAATCAAGACTTGGAACAGCTGAg GCAGGAGAACCAGAAACTCAAGGAGCTGGTCACGGGAGGAGCAGCAGTCGCATCAACTGCAGCGCCATCTGATACCGAGACTCCTGAGGCCAAAGACGAGCCAGTTAAGGAGGAATCTGCTGCTGTCCGACCTAAAATGGAGGCCACCACGCCGCAGAAG AGTGGAAAAGCTGCAGAGAAAACTCCAACCAAACCATGTGATATAGAGGTGTATGAAAAGAAGATCAAGCTTTTAGAGAAGCAGAGAAAGGAT GTTCTGGAGGTGAACAAACAGTGGGACATTCAGTGGAACTCCATGAAGTCACAGTTTGAGCAGAAG ATCACAGACCTCAGACAACGGCTGGCTGAGTCCCAGAAAACTGTGCTGGAACTGGAGGCTGAGCGAGAGCAGAGGCAGCGCGACTATGACAAAAAGCTACTTCTGGCCAAGTCCAAGATTGAAAATGTACAG GGGGAGAAAGAGTGTTTGAACTCTGAGACTGCTGAACTGAAGCAGAAGGTTCGCTACCTTCAAGATCAGCTGCTGCCTCTCAGCAAACAGAGAGAGTACCAGGAGAAGGAGATCCAACGCCTCAACAGG GCCTTAGAGGAAGCCTTAAACCTGCACTCCCCTTCAGCTTCCCAACAACCTCCTGGCCAGGGTAACTTTGCAGATGCAgcaaataactttaaaaaacaagaaCTTCTCACTCAAATTGCTGTACTAAAAGAACAG GTGAAAATCTTTGAGGAGGACTTTAGAAAAGAAAGGAGCGACAGGGAGcgaatgaatgaggaaaaagAAGATTTGAGGCGGCAAGTTGAGAGACACCAGGGTCAGATTACTAATTTGACCAATCAG CTTCATCAGGCACAGAATGAGTGTCAGAGAGAACGTACAGAGAGGTGCAAGCTGGAGAGACTTCAGATGCAGCATCACAAACAG GTGGGAACGCAGGGCCTTGAGGGCTGGCCCATACACTTTCCTCCCCGGATACCCAATGCAGCAGGCGCCACCACGGCCGCCTCAGCCGCCGCcgccgcagcagcagcagcagcagcacccccTCCTCGAGACTTCCAGCCTGTGACCCCG GCTTTTCCTTGGCAAATGTCATTCCCTCAGCCGAGGGGGGCCAGAGCAGTAGGAGAGAGTTCAAGACCACCACCAGAGAATGCAG ATCagtcatcagcagcagcagcagcagcagcagcggcagccgCAGCAGCGACAGGGtttggaaaaagggagagacaGAACATAGACCCTGGAAAGCACTAA
- the tnip1 gene encoding TNFAIP3-interacting protein 1 isoform X1, protein MEGKGPYRIYDPGGSEVKAREEATGGSSYRQLLEENSILRERMKGLKSLGDLLEESQSEASRLRQRVEELVRDNEALKSSNFAASLCMGGPIQADTQGKPCLNPTVEKEEQTSCLGKTLQSEKPNEALSEFEGMNMEGKSSDALTAGSVAGAIPLLPQENNELASQLKRLESSFSIFAEESNPNQLLAHLGRMAVEFHHLSSKVQKNEQRTSLLQTLCEQLRQENNELRKKMEEDHHIRNQDLEQLRQENQKLKELVTGGAAVASTAAPSDTETPEAKDEPVKEESAAVRPKMEATTPQKSGKAAEKTPTKPCDIEVYEKKIKLLEKQRKDVLEVNKQWDIQWNSMKSQFEQKITDLRQRLAESQKTVLELEAEREQRQRDYDKKLLLAKSKIENVQGEKECLNSETAELKQKVRYLQDQLLPLSKQREYQEKEIQRLNRALEEALNLHSPSASQQPPGQGNFADAANNFKKQELLTQIAVLKEQVKIFEEDFRKERSDRERMNEEKEDLRRQVERHQGQITNLTNQLHQAQNECQRERTERCKLERLQMQHHKQGQQQERRTSDPTSGSVNGPLSPPYCGPFVQVGTQGLEGWPIHFPPRIPNAAGATTAASAAAAAAAAAAAPPPRDFQPVTPAFPWQMSFPQPRGARAVGESSRPPPENADQSSAAAAAAAAAAAAATGFGKRERQNIDPGKH, encoded by the exons CCAGGTGGGAGTGAAGTCAAGGCCAGAGAGGAGGCCACTGGGGGAAGCAGCTATCgacagctgctggaggagaaCAGCATACTGAGGGAGCGGATGAAGGGACTTAAGAGCTTAG GTGATTTGCTGGAAGAGTCTCAGTCGGAGGCATCAAGGCTTCGGCAGCGAGTAGAGGAACTCGTGAGAGACAATGAAGCCTTAAAGTCCTCCAACTTTGCCGCCAGTCTGTGTATGGGAGGGCCCATTCAGGCTGATACGCAAG GAAAACCCTGTTTAAACCCCACTGTAGAGAAGGAGGAGCAAACAAGCTGTTTAGGGAAGACACTTCAGTCTGAGAAGCCCAAT GAGGCCTTATCAGAGTTTGAGGGGATGAATATGGAGGGAAAGAGCTCAGATGCCTTAACT GCTGGGTCAGTGGCAGGAGCGATACCCCTCCTTCCTCAGGAGAACAACGAGCTAGCGAGCCAGCTGAAGAGACTAGAGAGCTCTTTCAGCATATTTGCAGAGGAGTCCAACCCAAACCAGCTCTTAGCCCATCTCGGCCGCATGGCTGTAGAGTTTCACCATCTCTCCTCTAAGGTCCAAAAGAATGAGCAAAGGACCTCCCTCCTACAG ACGCTCTGTGAGCAGCTCAGACAGGAGAACAATGAGCTTCGAAAGAAAATGGAAGAAGACCATCATATCAGGAATCAAGACTTGGAACAGCTGAg GCAGGAGAACCAGAAACTCAAGGAGCTGGTCACGGGAGGAGCAGCAGTCGCATCAACTGCAGCGCCATCTGATACCGAGACTCCTGAGGCCAAAGACGAGCCAGTTAAGGAGGAATCTGCTGCTGTCCGACCTAAAATGGAGGCCACCACGCCGCAGAAG AGTGGAAAAGCTGCAGAGAAAACTCCAACCAAACCATGTGATATAGAGGTGTATGAAAAGAAGATCAAGCTTTTAGAGAAGCAGAGAAAGGAT GTTCTGGAGGTGAACAAACAGTGGGACATTCAGTGGAACTCCATGAAGTCACAGTTTGAGCAGAAG ATCACAGACCTCAGACAACGGCTGGCTGAGTCCCAGAAAACTGTGCTGGAACTGGAGGCTGAGCGAGAGCAGAGGCAGCGCGACTATGACAAAAAGCTACTTCTGGCCAAGTCCAAGATTGAAAATGTACAG GGGGAGAAAGAGTGTTTGAACTCTGAGACTGCTGAACTGAAGCAGAAGGTTCGCTACCTTCAAGATCAGCTGCTGCCTCTCAGCAAACAGAGAGAGTACCAGGAGAAGGAGATCCAACGCCTCAACAGG GCCTTAGAGGAAGCCTTAAACCTGCACTCCCCTTCAGCTTCCCAACAACCTCCTGGCCAGGGTAACTTTGCAGATGCAgcaaataactttaaaaaacaagaaCTTCTCACTCAAATTGCTGTACTAAAAGAACAG GTGAAAATCTTTGAGGAGGACTTTAGAAAAGAAAGGAGCGACAGGGAGcgaatgaatgaggaaaaagAAGATTTGAGGCGGCAAGTTGAGAGACACCAGGGTCAGATTACTAATTTGACCAATCAG CTTCATCAGGCACAGAATGAGTGTCAGAGAGAACGTACAGAGAGGTGCAAGCTGGAGAGACTTCAGATGCAGCATCACAAACAG GGGCAGCAGCAGGAAAGGCGTACCTCAGACCCCACGTCAGGCTCAGTGAACGGCCCGCTGAGCCCTCCCTACTGTGGTCCCTTTGTGCAGGTGGGAACGCAGGGCCTTGAGGGCTGGCCCATACACTTTCCTCCCCGGATACCCAATGCAGCAGGCGCCACCACGGCCGCCTCAGCCGCCGCcgccgcagcagcagcagcagcagcacccccTCCTCGAGACTTCCAGCCTGTGACCCCG GCTTTTCCTTGGCAAATGTCATTCCCTCAGCCGAGGGGGGCCAGAGCAGTAGGAGAGAGTTCAAGACCACCACCAGAGAATGCAG ATCagtcatcagcagcagcagcagcagcagcagcggcagccgCAGCAGCGACAGGGtttggaaaaagggagagacaGAACATAGACCCTGGAAAGCACTAA